In Streptomyces sp. NBC_01294, the sequence GCCAGGCCGTCTCCAGCAGGACTCGCTGCTGCGGGTCCAGCCACTCGGCGTGCACCGGGCTGTAGCCGAAGAACTCGTTGTCGAAGGCGTCGGCGTCCTCCATGACGACGCCGGCGGGGACGAAGCCGGGGCGTCGGACCAGTTCCGGCCGATGGCCCAGCCGGACGAGCTCCTCGGTGGAGTGGTGGCGGATCCCGCTGCGGCCCTGCTCCAGCAGCTCCCAGAGCTGGTCCGCGGACGTGGCGGGGCCGAAGCGGCAGGACATGCCGACGACGGCCACCGCGTTCGGGTCGTCGACCGAGTCGTACGGGTGGTGGTCGTGGTTCATCGGTGGTCGTCTCCGAGTCGAAGGGCGCGCCGCGCCTCGCGGCGGGACGGGCGGGCGGCGGGAGCGGGCAGCGCGGTCCGGCCGGCGGATTCGGCCGGGACTGCGGATACGGCGGGTACGACCGGGGCGAGCCGTTCGGTGAGCAGCGCCACCTGGTCGTCGAGGGTGGGGCGGGCGAAGAGGTCAGCGACCTCCAGACCGGTGTCGGGGAAGCGGTCCTCCAATCGGGCGAACAGCCGGCCCAGCAGCAGCGAGTTGCCGCCGAGGTCGAAGAACCGCCGGTCACCGGGGACGCGGTCGAGTTCGAGCAGCTCGGCCCAGAAGGAGGTGACGCCCTGTCGGATCTCCGCCGGGTCGGCCTGCGCCGGCGCGTGGGCCGCAGGCGGCATCGGGACCGGCGCGGGCGCCGGATCTGCGGACCGGACCGGATCGGTGGCGGCCTCCCGCTCCGCTGCGGGCTGGGCCAGCAGTGCGGCGGCCTTGCGGTCCACCTTGCCGTTGGGCGTGAGCGCCAGCTCCGGGGTGGTGACCAGCCGGTCCGGCAACATCCAGGCCGGGAGGCTCGCCGCCGCGAACGCGCGGAGCTCATCGAGGCCGGGCGCGGCGGCGCCGCGCGCCGGGACGGCGACGGCCACCAGCCGGACCAGCGCCCCGGTGCCGCGGAGCACGACCACGACCCGGGCCAGGCCCGGATGGGTGCCGAGCACGGCCTCGATCTCGCCCAGCTCGACGCGGTGTCCGCGGATCTTGACCTGGCTGTCGGCCCGGCCGAGGAAGACCAGCCGGCCCTGCTCATCGCGACGCACCAGGTCGCCGGTGCGGAACCAGCGTCCGCCGCCCTCGGGCCGGGCCGGGTGGGCCGTGAACCGCTCGGCCGTCAGGTCCGGCCTGTGCCAGTAGCCCTGGGCGACAGCGGGGCCACCGATCCACAGCTCGCCGGGCTCGCCCGGGGCGGGCGCGGCGGTGCCGTCGACCTCGGTGACGGTCAGGCCGGTCGCGCCGATCGGACCGCCGAGGTGCACGGTCGCACCGTCCACGCGGCCGATCGTCGACCAGATGGTGGCCTCGGTGGGCCCGTAGACGTTCCACAGGCTGCCGGTGCGGGAGACCAGCTCGGCGGCCAGGTTCGGCGGCAGCGCCTCGCCGCCGCACAGCGCGGTCAGCCCCGCGCGGCCCCGCCAGCCGCCGTCCAGCAGCAGCTGCCAGCCGGCCGGGGTGGCCTGGAGGACAGTGACGTCCCGGCTCTCGATCAGGCCGGCCAGCCGCCCGGCGTCGACGACGTCGGTGCGGCGGGCCACCACCACGGTGCCGCCGGTCAGCAGCGGCATGAACAGCTCCAGGACGGAGATGTCGAAGCACACCGTCGTGACGGCGAGCAGCCGGTCCTGCGGGCCGGTTCCGGTGGTGGCCGCGATGGCCTCCAGGGTGTGGACGACGTTCCCGTGGGTGACGCCGACCCCCTTCGGCCGGCCCGTGCTGCCCGAGGTGAACATCAGGTAGGCCAGGTCGCCGGGGAGGGGTGCGGTGCCCTGCCCGGAGCCCGGTTGCGGCGCGGCGTCCGGGTCGAGGGCCTCGGCCGCGGGCAGCACCCGCAGGGTGGGGGGCAGCAGTGCGGCCAGGTCCGGGTCGGCGACCGCGAGCCGGCACTCCGCTCCCTCGACCACCATCCGCAGGCGGTCGGCGGGGTAGGAGTCGTCGAGCGGGACGTAGGGGCGGCCGCTCTTGAGGATGCCGAGCAGGACGGCCGCGAGCCGGGCCGAGCGGTGCATCAGCACCGCGACCGGCTCGCCGGGCCCGACGGCCCGCGACACCTGCCGGGCGACGGCGTCGGAAAGCTCATCCAGCGCGGCGTAGCTGAGCGTCCCGTCCCGGTCCTCGACCGCGGGGCGGTCCGGGGAGCGGCGGACCGAGTCGGCGAACCGGCTGACCAGGGTGGACCCGGCGGGGTCGAGCAGCTGGCCGACCCGGCCGCCGTCCGTGTCCCGTGCCAGTTCGACCACCATGCGCCGCAGGTCCTCGACGAGGCCGTCGACGGCCGTGCCGTCGAGCGCATCCGTGCGGTGGTTGGCGAGCACTTCCACCCCGTCGGGGCCGTCGGTGACCTCGAACCCGAGGTCGAAGTGGCCGCGCTGGCCGCGCCGGTGGAACGGCAGGCCGATCTCGGTGTGTCCGGCCGCAGGGGCGGAGCCATCGGTCTCACGGCGCCAGTTCTGGTAGGCGACGGTCACGGTGGGGACGGTGTGTTCCCCGGCGGCCCGGCACAGCTCGGCGAGCCGTGGGTAGGGCAGTCCGGCGTGGCCGATCGCGCCGCGCACCTCGTCGTGGAGCACGGCCAGCCAGTCCGCGACCGGGCGTGCCGGGTCCAGGTCGATGCGCAGCGGCACGGAGTTGACGAAGCAGCCGACCGCTTCGTCCTCGCTCGCCGAGGCCCGGCCGTAGGCGGGTACCGCGAGGAGGAACGAGCGGCGTCCGGTCAGCCGGCCGAGGGAGGCGGCGAAGGCGGCCAGCAGCACGGTGAACGGGGTCACCCCGGCGGTGCGGGCGGTGCCCAAGAGCAGTTTCGACAGGTCCGCGCCCAGTCCGTACTCGCGCTGCGCGGAGGCCGCGCCGGCGCCCGTGTCCGGGAAGAGCGGCTCGGCCGTGGGCCCCGCCAGCCGGCCGGCCCAGAAGGACTCGTCCGCAGCACGGGTCCGGGCGGCGTCCTCGCGTTCGCGGCGGAGGACGTCGGCGAAGGAGGGCGCCGGGGCGAGGGCCGGGCCCCCGCCGGTCCGTGCCGCGTAGAGGGCGGTGAGGTCGCGGCCGATCAGCTCGGCCGACCGGCCGTCGGCGGCGAGGTGGTGCGTGGTCAGCTGGACGACGGTGTCGGTGCCGTCCCGCCAGAGCACGGCCCGCAGCAGTGGCTCGGTCGCGAGCGCGAAGCGGCGGTCGGCCTCCTGCCGTACGGCGGCGGCGAGGTCCATGCCGGCCTCGGGCGAGCGGTCCACCAGGGCGGCCGCCGTCTGCGCCGGGACGAACGACGGCTCGCCGCGGTGCGGACGAACGCAGCAGCCGAGCACCGGGTGACGACGCACCAGGTCGTCCACTGCGGCGGCGAGCGCGGCGCGGTCGACGCCGGCCGACTGCCAGGACAGGGAGACGTTGTACGGAGCCAGCGGAGCCGCTGCCTGGTCGGAGGTCCACATCCCGATCAGGCGGTCGGGCAGCGGTACGGCCGCGGCGCGTCCGGCGCCGTCTGCGGGGACGGCCTCGGCGGCCGGGGTGGGGGCCGTCGCCGTGGCCGAGGCAACCGTACGGGCCTCAGCAGCTTCGCGGGCGGCCGGTGCGGGCTCTGCGGCGACCGCCGCGGTGAGCTGGGCTCCGTGGTCGCGCAGCAGGCGGTCGGTCAGCTCGCCGAGGGTGGAGCTGTCGAGGAACAGGGCGACCGGCAGCCGGCCGAGGTCGTCCTCCAGCAGTCGGCTGAGGCGCATGACCGCGATGGAGTCGACGCCGTAGTCCAGCATCGGGCGGTCGGCGGCGATCATCGCCGCAGGGACGCCGATCGCTCGGCTCACCCGCTCGGCCAGCCACCGCAGCGCTGCGGGGCGGCCGTCTGCGGGGGCGGCCGGCGACCGGTCCACGGCAGCGTCGGCATCAGCGGCAGCGGCCGGTACCTCGGGGGTGTCCGCGGTGCCGTCGGCGACAACTCCCAGTGCCCGGGACCACATGTCCTGGTCGCCGGCGACCAGGGCGGCGTGCGCCTGCCCGGGTCCGGTGGCCAGGTCGAGCAGCGGCCACATGCGGCGTACGGCCTCGCGCACCGGCAGTGGGCGCAGCCCGAAGGTGTCGGACAGGTAGCCCAGGGCGGCGGGCTCGGGCGCCATGCCGGCGCCCTCCAGCACCGGCCAGCCCACGGAGAGGCTGCGCCCGGACCGGAGGCCCAGTTCCGTCCAACGGGTCCGGGCGGCCGCGAAGCCGTCCAGGAAGCCGTTGGCGAAGGCGTAGTCGGACTGCCCCTGGTTGCCGACCAGGGCGGCCAGCGAGGAGGCGACGACGAAGAAGTCCAGCGGGTGGTCGTGGAAGGCCGCGTCCACCGCGATCGCGGCCAGCACCTTGGCCCGGCAGACCTCCTCGATCACCTCGGGGGTCTTGCCCCGCAGGAAGCCGTCCCGCAGGACGCCGGCGGTGTGCACGATGCCGTGCAGCTCGGTGCCGGAGCGCTGCAACTCCGCGGCCAGCTCGGCGAGCTGGGCGAGGTCGGTGACGTCGCACCGGCGGTAGTCCACCGGTCCGGTGCCGGCCGGCCCGCGGAGCTCGGCCAGGGCGGCCTCGTCGGGGGCCGAGCGCCCGACCAGGACGAGCCGTGCGGTCGGCCGGGCGGCCCGGACGGCGGCGGCGATCTCGCTGCCCAGGCCGCCCTGCCCGCCGATCACGAGGTAGGTTCCGTCCGCGCGAAGAAGGCCGGCCGGGTCGGCCGTACCTGTGTCCCGGACGGGGGCCAGGGCAGCACGCCGGCGGCGGTCGCCGGGGCCGATCCGCACCCAGTCCTCGCCGTCGGCCGGTTCGGCCGAGAGCTCGGCCCGGACGGCGGCGACGGCGTCCGGCAGTACGGTGCCGGCCGTGCCGGCGGCGACGGAGGCCATCCGCAGCCGCAGCCTGCCGGTCTCACCGGCCACCGTGCGCACCAGGCTGTGCAGGGCGCGCTGGAAGGGCGACGGTCCGGTGGCGGAGTCGTCGGTGACGAACAGCACCAGGACGCCGTCCAGGGCGCGGGAGCAGACCAGGGCCCGGAGCAGGCCGAAGACCTGTGCGATCGGGCCGGTCCTGAAGTCCGTCCAGTCGGCCGCGATCTGCCCTGCGGGCAGCGGGTCGGCGCCGAACCCCAGGCCGCGCAGGCCGCCGGTGAGGTCGACCAGGACAGTCGCGGGGGCTCCGGTGCGCCCGGCGGTCTCCTCCAGGGCGGCAACGTCGCAGGCTCGGTCGAACGAGAGGCGGGCGGCGGCCTGCGGGGCCAGGCCGTCGGCGAGGGCGCCGTCGCCCACCGTCCAGAGGGTGCCGATCGGGCGCCCTGCGGCGGGCCGGGGGGCGTCCGGCCAGCCGAGCCGGTAGGTGGCGACGGCCGGGGCGCGGTCGCCGTCCGCCGGAGCGAACGCGGCAGCCGTGGCCGTGTCGGCGGTACGGGCCGGGGCCGCCGGGGCGTCACGGTCCTCCACCCTGATGCGGAAGCCCTCGGCCTCGGCGAGCACCTCGCCGGAGCCGGCGTCGACCAGGCGCACGTCGAAGACGTGCGTGCCGGACGCCTCCTCGGCGCGGACCCGGCGCGCGTGGACGTACGCCTCGCCGGTCACCGGGGCGTGCACAGCCAGCCGGTTCACGGACAGCGGCCGGTAGCGGCGCCGGGCGGCAGGATCCTCGCAGAGCAGCAGGAAGGCCGCAGTCTGGCAGGCGCCGTCGAACAGCGCCGGGTGCAGCACCTGCCTGCCGTCACGATCCTCGCCGTCAGGCAGCCGGAGCCGGGCGGTGGTCTCCTCGCCGTCGCGCAGCGCACGGCGCACGGTCCGGTAGAGCGGACCGTAGGCGAAGCCGTGGGCGGCGAAGACCTGGTAGAAGTCCTCGGCGTCGACGCCTTCGGCGAGGTGCCGGGCCAGGTCCTCCGGCCGGTACCGCAGGGAGGGCTGGACCCGGTCGGCGACGGCGGCTTCGGTCCAGCCACGTGCCGCGGTCCGCTCGCCGTCTGCGGCGGTGACCGCCTCGACGGTGAAGCTACGCGCACCGTCGGCGTCGGGTTCGGCCAGCTCCGCTCGGACCGTCATGGGGAGCCCGGCGGCGGGGGCGGGCCACATCAGGTCGCGGATGACCTGGCGGTACGGGGACTCGCCGGCGGTCAGGAGCGCCTCGTGGACGAGTTCGGGGTGGAAGGCTCCGGGCAGCAGCGCGGTGCCGTCGACGACGTGATCGGCCACCCAGCGGGACGCGCCGCCGAGGCGGGCCGTCACCGTCCGGCTCGCAGGGATCCGTACGGAGTCGGCCAGCGGCAGGTCGATCGGGGCGCCCAGCCGTGGGTCGTGCCCCTCGGGCGCGGTCAGGGTGCAGCGGCGGCGGGTGAACGGCGTGGTGGGCAGCGCCACGCGGCGGCCGGGCAGGTCCTGCGCGGGCAGTCGGCCTTCGACGACCCAGGCCCGGGCATCGGCCTCGGCGTGGTCGGCGGTGTCGGCGGTGGCCACGTCCGGGTGGGGGCGGCTCTCGGCGAGGGCGGTGAGCGCCTCGCGCAGCCGCCTCGGGTCGGAGGCGGTGACCGCGGCGCGGTGCGGCCAGGTCTCGCGGCCCACCCGCAGGGTGTGCGCGATGTCGGTCGGCGTGGCCGTGGCGGCCAGCAGCGTCTCGCTGCCGGGAGCATGGGCGATCAGGCCGGCGAGCCGGGCGGCGAGGGTGCGCAGCCGCTCGGGGTCGGGGGCCGACAGCGGAAGGACCACCGGCGTGCGGTTGGCCTCGAACCGGGCGGGCGCGGGCTGTGCGGTCTGCGGGTACTCCTCCAGCAGGACGTGGGCGTTGGTCCCGCCGGCGCCGAAGGAGCTGACGGCGGCCAGCCGCGGCAGGGGCCGGCCTTCGGCGTCGGCGGGCTGCGGCCAGGCCTCGGCGCGGCGCTGGATGTGCAGGGAGGTGCCGTCCAGGTCGAGCTTGGGGTTGAGCTGCTCGGCGTGCAGGGTGGGGACGAGTTGGCCGTGGCGCAGTTGGAGGACGGCCTTGGTGAGGCCGGCGATGCCTGCGGCGGCCTCGCCGTGTCCGATGTTGGACTTGACCGAGCCGATCCGCAGGTTGGCCGTGGCGGGGCGGTCGCCGTCGAAGGCGAGGGCCAGTGCCCGGAGTTCGATCGGGTCGCCGAGTTCGGTTCCGGTGCCGTGGGCCTCCAGGTAGCCGACTGCGGCGGGGTCGATCCCGGCGGCGTCGAGGGTGGTGCCGATCACGGCGGCTTGGGCGAGCGGGTTGGGCACGGTGTATCCGCCGGTGCCGCCGCCGTGGTTGAGGCCGGTGCCGCGAATCACTGCGTAGACGGTGTCGCCGTCTGCCTCGGCCCGGTCCAGGCGCTTGAGGACGACGGCTCCGACGCCCTCACCGGGGACGAAGCCGTCGCCGCCCGCCCCGAAGGCGCGGGTGCGGTCGCCGCGCGAGGGCATGCCGAGCGCGCAGAGGCCGGCGAATCGGTCCGGGTGCAGGTAGAGGTTGACGCCGCCGGCGAGGGCGAGGTCCGCCTCACCGTCCTGGACGGCGCGGCAGGCCAGGTGAAGGGCGGTCAGTGAGGAGGAGCACATGGTGTCGACCGTCAGGCTGGGGCCGCTGAGGTCGAACGCGTGGGAGACCCGGTTGGCGACGGAGGCCGCCGCGGTGACGGCGTACTCCGGGTTGTCGGCGCCTGCCAGCCGCGCCTGGTGCTGGGCGATCAGGTGGCTGTTGGAGGTGACGCCTGCGAAGACGCCGACCTTCGGCCCGCCGGCACTGCCGGACAGGGTGCGGCGGCTGTAGCCGGCGGTCTCGAACGCCTCCCAGGAAACCTCCAGGAAGAGCCGTTCCTGGGGGTCCATCACGGCGGCGTCGCGGGGGGTGATGCGGAACAGCTCGGGGTCGAAACGGTCCCAGCCGTCGAGGAAGCAGCCCCAGCGGGCGTAGCCGCCGCCGAGGGTGCGGGCGGTGCGCCAATCCCAGCGTTCGGCCGGGACCTCGGTGACCGGGGTCCGGCCCTCGGACAGCAGCCGCCAGAAGGCGTCGATGTCCTCGGCGCCCGGGTAGCGTCCGGCCAGGCCGACGATGGCGACCGGTGCACGGTGCCCGCTCGGCGCGGCCGGCACCGCCCGGCGGGCCGGGCGCAGGTCGGCACCGCTGCGGGCCGCGGCGTTCGGGGAGACGGCCGAGGTGGCCGGGACGGTGACGGGTGCGGGCGGTGTCGCGGCCGCACCCGTGACCGTGTGCGGGCGGGCCTGGCGCGTGGGGGCCGCCAGCCAGGCGGCCAGGGAGCGCAGCGAGGTGTGCTCGAACAGCACCGTGGAGGGGATCGCCCGGGCAGGGAAGCGCTGCCGCAGGGCGGCGGTGAACTCGCCGTTGAGCAGTGAGTCCACCCCGATGCTGGGGAAGTCGGAGTCCTGGTCGATGAGTGCGTGGTCCTGGCCGGTCACGTCGGCGGCCAGCCCGGTCAGTTCGGCGAGCAGGTCCGCGGCGCCCGCGCCGTCGCCGGTGGCGTCGCCGTTGCCGGCGGCCGGGGCCTCGGCCGGGGCGAAGGCGGTGGCCGGAGCGGTGGCGCCGGCCGGGCGGGCCTGTCCGCCGAGTGCCCGGGCCAGTTCGTCGAGCGTCCGGTGCTCGAACAGCGCGGTACTGGAGATCTCGCCGAACGCCTTCGACACGGCGGTGACGAGCTCCAGGTTGAGCAGCGAGTCGATGCCCAGCTCCTGCCACGGCCGGTCGCCGGGGATATCGGCCCGCGGGTCGCCCAGCAGCTCCCGGACGATCTCCCGGAGCCGGTCGCGGGTGCCGTCCGTGCCGTCGGCGGCCGGCACGTCTGCGGCGGGGGCGGACGGGGCGCGGCAGTCCAGCAGCGCCACACAACCGGGTACGTCGCGCAGGTGCCCGATCCCGGCGAGCGTCCAGCCCCCAGCCTCAAGGAGGGCCTGCCAGCGGGCGCCGTCGAGCAGCGGCCCGTGCGGCAGGCGGTACTGGGTGTCGACGTAGCGCCACCAGCCGTCCGTCAGGCCGAAGGTGAGGGTGTAGACCGCGGCCGGGACGGTGATCTCGACGAGCAGCAGCCGTCCGCCCGGGGCGAGCAGCTCGGACACGTGGCGCAGCACCAGGGTCAGGTCGCGGGTGGCGTGCAGCACGTTGCTGGCGACGACCAGGTCGTAGTGACCGGTGGCGAAACCCTGCCCGGCGGGGCTCTTCTCGATGTCGAGCAGCTGCGGGCTGACCCGCTCGCCGAACCGACGCCGGGCGTGCTGGAGGAACGCGCGGGACACGTCGGTGTAGGCGTACTCGGCGTCGGTGACGCCGAGGGCGTCCATCGCGGCCAGCGCGGAGGCGGTGGTGCCGCCCACGCCCGCACCGATCTCCAGGACCCGAGGGCGCCGGCCCTCGCGGGCGATCCGGGCAGCGTCGGCGGCGAGCTCACGGGCAACGGCCGCGTTGACCGGGTCGAAGAGCTGGTTGTCGCTGTAGATGGCGGACACCGCGCCGAGGTCGCCGCGCGGGAAGAGCACCGCGGTGGCGGGCTGCTCGCCCCGCAGCACCGGGCCGTACGAGGCGAGGGCGCGGTCAAGCAGCTCGACGTGACCGAGCAGGTCGGGGTGGCCGGCCAGCAGGGCGGCACGGTCGGCGGCCAGGT encodes:
- a CDS encoding non-ribosomal peptide synthetase produces the protein MSEKKTTTTLTVPRLGEGIVEVLILRLLKQPGDLVAKDELLYEMEHDKASLEIESPTAGRLTAWLVEEGRRVPIGGAVAEIEPVAETGAPAEPGAAADGAGPAPAPAQGASPAGPPGQPRTGTVRIPPRTRAHARRLGLDETVLATLVPARGRSLMPADLERHVADRACAAPEPQQVRPQDRSQDPVEAAKPVAAAPLTGAGHDFTDLPVSRRQKELNRALRSGTGDVVPAVVATEVREELLASALRARRAAGDGQSFTTAFQVFAHLAARVAADFPFLRSRRLGEDHLRVFEHVDLGIACAGEDGDLTIGVVRGSDLLDADRFDERYADAVERALGGESQADGRVTLMLSHLGDQGATFAVPVVVPPAAATLFLGAPSGSGPKAVRRIVLAFDHTVFNGQEAARFLDALRAELAQAGEPEAPVPAATTDRTRVDGQQAREVRESALERLTALASEVADHAVNPDRPLGEQGIDSAKALRLTREAGRIFGTKLPATAIWKYPTLRALAELLPQTAPGETPPTLPTPSAPVASAPVASAAAMSVPVPVAVPGAHGPAEDDVRGAVAVIGMACRVPGADDVDAFWSLLAEGHCRIEPVPAGRFAGSPAGDPATAPRAGLLDRIDLFDARFFSVTPRQAASMDPQQRALLELSWHALEHAALDPDDLAGTPVGVFAAACSYDYREQLVERDAADGYATVGTFPAFLANRISHTYDFTGPSITVDTACSGALTALSLAERAILSGDCEIALAGAANLLSNGFNNEAYRRAGMLSPQGTSLVFDRGADGFVRGEGAGWVVLKRLDRAIEDGDPVLAVLRATAVNHGGRAAALTAPNPRAQAALVRTALDRAGLHAEDLGFLEAHGTATPLGDPIEIDAVREVLEGGAGGPVTRAAGPLDRLWVGSAKANIGHLEGASGLAGLIKAVHVLRNELIPGTPNFTELNPHIDLEGTPLTVADRPVRWPRVDGSPRRAAVSAFGFGGSNAHAVLEEAPALDGPGAANGNGVPLAVPLSAATARSLARLAGRLADRIGREPSDLDLQQIAWSLQSGRRALAERMLVVTRDTGELADAAKAFAAGETHPAIATLGCPDALAALADDRARTALLEWLSSGTADWAALWTGGQPPRRVPLVPYPFEREPYWLPGEPAARPASTAVVATAAAVTGGRTDALVLPAGHPLAEHRVAGRAVAPGALLIDALAGGGPVALRGVRFLRPVPFGDGLRLERGTDDGHGRTALTVTHDGHVHARAVADPGTPEPLAAGDRTLADGTPVDLAGVLHRAGIHVGTAYHAVTALVRSGSRAAGLLTPPAGDPLTRRVGWLDAALQAACALTAPGSTLMAGAIGRVSWSGELPDRADLLLHLVEDSPGHLLVDLDAVTEDGRAVLRVRGLRLVQAPAAPASAAPASTAPAQAAQDSAPIRVLSPVWAEESTPRPAPADTATHTVALYDRHTERAADGLRGGVATLLPVGPDGVDRDRLGTAVRAAAGSPLAVTLLVGGCRWTEDTAGVTALRHWLTALLTTAQVLAESGTPAEVRLLTTGLGAPDGESPAAGASLQGALLGALRTLPLEVPAVTAAAVDLPADALHRAAVELIAAAVAEPCGRAVPLVALRGARRLRQVLAERPLPDAQGFRTGGVYVVFGGAGGIGGEVARHLAARYRASLLLVGRSAEGEDVRNLLDDLRAAGGQAHYHRGDVTDAGDVAAALARCRTAFGEPDGLLHSVGSVSDGLLTGLTATDIDHVLETKVTAVLTLRRALAGRPGTALVLFSSVAGLFGSVGGLNYAAANAFLDHYAAAVDGDGGLVVRTFDWGLWRGTGLARQYTAHVRRQYPGLTDFEPERGVAALEAGMSGTDPQTVAISGDPEPLRALTRPAAADPAHLLERYARGALARTMADLGLDHGTAQAGCTAAADLLGVVPEHHRLLAAVLDLLEGEGPDAPSAAHLAADRAALLAGHPDLLGHVELLDRALASYGPVLRGEQPATAVLFPRGDLGAVSAIYSDNQLFDPVNAAVARELAADAARIAREGRRPRVLEIGAGVGGTTASALAAMDALGVTDAEYAYTDVSRAFLQHARRRFGERVSPQLLDIEKSPAGQGFATGHYDLVVASNVLHATRDLTLVLRHVSELLAPGGRLLLVEITVPAAVYTLTFGLTDGWWRYVDTQYRLPHGPLLDGARWQALLEAGGWTLAGIGHLRDVPGCVALLDCRAPSAPAADVPAADGTDGTRDRLREIVRELLGDPRADIPGDRPWQELGIDSLLNLELVTAVSKAFGEISSTALFEHRTLDELARALGGQARPAGATAPATAFAPAEAPAAGNGDATGDGAGAADLLAELTGLAADVTGQDHALIDQDSDFPSIGVDSLLNGEFTAALRQRFPARAIPSTVLFEHTSLRSLAAWLAAPTRQARPHTVTGAAATPPAPVTVPATSAVSPNAAARSGADLRPARRAVPAAPSGHRAPVAIVGLAGRYPGAEDIDAFWRLLSEGRTPVTEVPAERWDWRTARTLGGGYARWGCFLDGWDRFDPELFRITPRDAAVMDPQERLFLEVSWEAFETAGYSRRTLSGSAGGPKVGVFAGVTSNSHLIAQHQARLAGADNPEYAVTAAASVANRVSHAFDLSGPSLTVDTMCSSSLTALHLACRAVQDGEADLALAGGVNLYLHPDRFAGLCALGMPSRGDRTRAFGAGGDGFVPGEGVGAVVLKRLDRAEADGDTVYAVIRGTGLNHGGGTGGYTVPNPLAQAAVIGTTLDAAGIDPAAVGYLEAHGTGTELGDPIELRALALAFDGDRPATANLRIGSVKSNIGHGEAAAGIAGLTKAVLQLRHGQLVPTLHAEQLNPKLDLDGTSLHIQRRAEAWPQPADAEGRPLPRLAAVSSFGAGGTNAHVLLEEYPQTAQPAPARFEANRTPVVLPLSAPDPERLRTLAARLAGLIAHAPGSETLLAATATPTDIAHTLRVGRETWPHRAAVTASDPRRLREALTALAESRPHPDVATADTADHAEADARAWVVEGRLPAQDLPGRRVALPTTPFTRRRCTLTAPEGHDPRLGAPIDLPLADSVRIPASRTVTARLGGASRWVADHVVDGTALLPGAFHPELVHEALLTAGESPYRQVIRDLMWPAPAAGLPMTVRAELAEPDADGARSFTVEAVTAADGERTAARGWTEAAVADRVQPSLRYRPEDLARHLAEGVDAEDFYQVFAAHGFAYGPLYRTVRRALRDGEETTARLRLPDGEDRDGRQVLHPALFDGACQTAAFLLLCEDPAARRRYRPLSVNRLAVHAPVTGEAYVHARRVRAEEASGTHVFDVRLVDAGSGEVLAEAEGFRIRVEDRDAPAAPARTADTATAAAFAPADGDRAPAVATYRLGWPDAPRPAAGRPIGTLWTVGDGALADGLAPQAAARLSFDRACDVAALEETAGRTGAPATVLVDLTGGLRGLGFGADPLPAGQIAADWTDFRTGPIAQVFGLLRALVCSRALDGVLVLFVTDDSATGPSPFQRALHSLVRTVAGETGRLRLRMASVAAGTAGTVLPDAVAAVRAELSAEPADGEDWVRIGPGDRRRRAALAPVRDTGTADPAGLLRADGTYLVIGGQGGLGSEIAAAVRAARPTARLVLVGRSAPDEAALAELRGPAGTGPVDYRRCDVTDLAQLAELAAELQRSGTELHGIVHTAGVLRDGFLRGKTPEVIEEVCRAKVLAAIAVDAAFHDHPLDFFVVASSLAALVGNQGQSDYAFANGFLDGFAAARTRWTELGLRSGRSLSVGWPVLEGAGMAPEPAALGYLSDTFGLRPLPVREAVRRMWPLLDLATGPGQAHAALVAGDQDMWSRALGVVADGTADTPEVPAAAADADAAVDRSPAAPADGRPAALRWLAERVSRAIGVPAAMIAADRPMLDYGVDSIAVMRLSRLLEDDLGRLPVALFLDSSTLGELTDRLLRDHGAQLTAAVAAEPAPAAREAAEARTVASATATAPTPAAEAVPADGAGRAAAVPLPDRLIGMWTSDQAAAPLAPYNVSLSWQSAGVDRAALAAAVDDLVRRHPVLGCCVRPHRGEPSFVPAQTAAALVDRSPEAGMDLAAAVRQEADRRFALATEPLLRAVLWRDGTDTVVQLTTHHLAADGRSAELIGRDLTALYAARTGGGPALAPAPSFADVLRREREDAARTRAADESFWAGRLAGPTAEPLFPDTGAGAASAQREYGLGADLSKLLLGTARTAGVTPFTVLLAAFAASLGRLTGRRSFLLAVPAYGRASASEDEAVGCFVNSVPLRIDLDPARPVADWLAVLHDEVRGAIGHAGLPYPRLAELCRAAGEHTVPTVTVAYQNWRRETDGSAPAAGHTEIGLPFHRRGQRGHFDLGFEVTDGPDGVEVLANHRTDALDGTAVDGLVEDLRRMVVELARDTDGGRVGQLLDPAGSTLVSRFADSVRRSPDRPAVEDRDGTLSYAALDELSDAVARQVSRAVGPGEPVAVLMHRSARLAAVLLGILKSGRPYVPLDDSYPADRLRMVVEGAECRLAVADPDLAALLPPTLRVLPAAEALDPDAAPQPGSGQGTAPLPGDLAYLMFTSGSTGRPKGVGVTHGNVVHTLEAIAATTGTGPQDRLLAVTTVCFDISVLELFMPLLTGGTVVVARRTDVVDAGRLAGLIESRDVTVLQATPAGWQLLLDGGWRGRAGLTALCGGEALPPNLAAELVSRTGSLWNVYGPTEATIWSTIGRVDGATVHLGGPIGATGLTVTEVDGTAAPAPGEPGELWIGGPAVAQGYWHRPDLTAERFTAHPARPEGGGRWFRTGDLVRRDEQGRLVFLGRADSQVKIRGHRVELGEIEAVLGTHPGLARVVVVLRGTGALVRLVAVAVPARGAAAPGLDELRAFAAASLPAWMLPDRLVTTPELALTPNGKVDRKAAALLAQPAAEREAATDPVRSADPAPAPVPMPPAAHAPAQADPAEIRQGVTSFWAELLELDRVPGDRRFFDLGGNSLLLGRLFARLEDRFPDTGLEVADLFARPTLDDQVALLTERLAPVVPAVSAVPAESAGRTALPAPAARPSRREARRALRLGDDHR